A genomic window from Streptomyces sp. HUAS YS2 includes:
- a CDS encoding ABC transporter ATP-binding protein, protein MPEKRDSAEDRSTVRSLLRLWPYLRPVRLRWGTAALVAVVASCLGLVIPLVLKWIVDGPVAARDPGGVWLGALYVLLLGIAEALLFGFRRWLVGRPLASVEAAMRADLYRHLQRLPISFHDRWASGQLLSRGTTDLSLLRMFLVFPLTFLFVNGVTILVGYVVLLDQQWTLGLVLLAPVAPLVVLCTFFEKRYAVVARRAQDQVGDLTTVVEESVLGIRIVKGFGRHRSQATAFRALAGLLRGTELDKARLLAGIWALITILPEVAVGAALVVGTVQVADGDLSAGTLVAFLSTTLALRWPVESIGFLLAMSQEAATATERFFEVMDEPEEDIGPAGTAAAEATPRADGVRFEGVSFRYPDAPDGSPPVLDGIDLHVRAGETLALVGATGSGKTTLTALVPRLHEATGGRILLDGEDITHMPRERLRELVSVAFEEPTLFSASVGENVLMGGGDADAMTRALAVAQAEQFVAALPGGTATQVGEQGLSLSGGQRQRLALARAVVGRPRFLVLDDPLSALDVHTEALVEAALREVLRGTTALVVAHRPSTVLLADRVALLSEGRITAVGTHHELLRDHPEYAWLMSGDAEDRGTDPR, encoded by the coding sequence ATGCCCGAGAAACGTGACTCCGCCGAAGACCGATCCACCGTTCGTTCGCTGCTGCGGTTGTGGCCCTATCTCCGGCCCGTCCGGCTGCGCTGGGGGACGGCGGCCCTGGTGGCCGTCGTCGCCTCGTGCCTCGGGCTGGTGATACCGCTGGTGCTGAAGTGGATCGTGGACGGTCCGGTGGCGGCGCGGGACCCGGGCGGGGTGTGGCTCGGGGCGCTGTACGTGCTGCTGCTCGGGATCGCCGAGGCGCTGCTGTTCGGGTTCCGGCGCTGGCTGGTGGGCCGGCCGCTGGCGAGCGTCGAGGCGGCGATGCGGGCGGATCTGTACCGGCATCTGCAGCGGCTGCCGATCTCCTTCCACGACCGGTGGGCCTCGGGGCAGTTGCTGTCCCGTGGGACGACGGACCTGAGCCTGCTGCGGATGTTCCTGGTCTTCCCGCTGACCTTCCTGTTCGTCAACGGCGTGACGATCCTGGTCGGTTACGTGGTGCTGCTCGACCAGCAGTGGACGCTCGGCCTGGTGCTGCTCGCGCCGGTCGCCCCGCTCGTGGTGCTCTGCACGTTCTTCGAGAAGCGGTACGCGGTCGTCGCGCGGCGCGCCCAGGACCAGGTCGGCGACCTGACCACGGTGGTGGAGGAGAGCGTCCTCGGCATCCGGATCGTCAAGGGCTTCGGCCGACACCGCAGCCAGGCGACCGCCTTCCGCGCGCTGGCCGGGCTGCTGCGCGGCACGGAACTGGACAAGGCCCGGCTGCTCGCCGGGATCTGGGCGCTCATCACGATCCTGCCGGAGGTCGCCGTCGGCGCGGCGCTGGTGGTCGGCACGGTGCAGGTCGCCGACGGCGACCTGTCGGCGGGCACGCTGGTCGCCTTCCTGTCGACGACGCTGGCGCTGCGCTGGCCGGTGGAGTCGATCGGCTTCCTGCTCGCGATGAGCCAGGAGGCGGCGACGGCGACGGAGCGGTTCTTCGAGGTGATGGACGAGCCGGAGGAGGACATCGGCCCGGCCGGGACCGCCGCCGCCGAGGCAACGCCGCGGGCCGACGGGGTGCGGTTCGAAGGGGTGTCGTTCCGCTACCCGGACGCCCCCGACGGGAGTCCGCCCGTGCTCGACGGGATCGACCTGCACGTGCGGGCCGGCGAGACGCTCGCCCTGGTGGGTGCGACCGGCTCAGGCAAGACCACGCTCACCGCCCTCGTACCCCGGCTGCACGAGGCGACCGGCGGCCGGATCCTGCTCGACGGCGAGGACATCACGCACATGCCGCGCGAGCGGCTGCGCGAACTGGTCTCGGTCGCCTTCGAGGAGCCGACGCTGTTCTCGGCGAGCGTCGGCGAGAACGTCCTCATGGGCGGCGGCGACGCCGACGCCATGACCCGCGCCCTGGCCGTCGCGCAGGCCGAGCAGTTCGTCGCCGCGCTGCCCGGCGGCACCGCGACCCAGGTCGGCGAGCAGGGCCTGAGCCTGTCCGGCGGCCAGCGCCAGCGCCTCGCGCTGGCCCGCGCGGTCGTCGGCCGGCCGCGGTTCCTCGTCCTCGACGACCCGCTGTCCGCGCTGGACGTGCACACCGAGGCCCTGGTGGAGGCGGCGCTGCGCGAGGTGCTGCGCGGCACCACCGCGCTCGTCGTCGCGCACCGCCCGTCCACCGTGCTGCTCGCCGACCGGGTGGCGCTGCTGTCCGAGGGCCGGATCACGGCCGTCGGCACCCACCACGAACTGCTCCGCGACCATCCCGAGTACGCCTGGCTGATGTCCGGCGACGCCGAGGACCGGGGGACCGACCCGCGATGA
- a CDS encoding response regulator transcription factor, with the protein MTEQRTTTLLIVDDHPVVRDGLRGMFAAEPAFTVLGEAPDGVRGVELALSLDPDVILMDLRMPGGGGVDAIAELTRRGARARVLVLTTYDTDSDTLPAIEAGATGYLLKDAPRDELFAAVRAAADGRTVLSPAVASRLVTRVRTPAAPPRDDTLSARESEVLALVAKGTSNKAIAAELFISEATVKTHLTHIFAKLDVKDRAAAVATGYERGILGRATPG; encoded by the coding sequence ATGACTGAGCAACGGACCACCACCCTGCTGATCGTCGACGACCACCCGGTCGTACGCGACGGGCTGCGCGGCATGTTCGCCGCCGAGCCCGCCTTCACCGTCCTCGGCGAGGCGCCGGACGGCGTCCGGGGCGTCGAACTCGCCCTGAGCCTGGACCCCGACGTGATCCTGATGGACCTGCGGATGCCCGGCGGCGGGGGAGTGGACGCGATCGCCGAGCTGACCCGTCGCGGCGCCCGCGCCCGGGTCCTCGTCCTCACGACGTACGACACGGACTCCGACACCCTCCCCGCGATCGAGGCGGGCGCCACCGGGTACCTCCTCAAGGACGCCCCCCGCGACGAGCTGTTCGCCGCCGTCCGGGCCGCCGCCGACGGTCGTACGGTCCTCTCCCCGGCCGTCGCCTCCCGCCTCGTCACCCGCGTCCGCACACCGGCCGCCCCGCCACGCGACGACACCCTCTCGGCCCGCGAGTCGGAGGTCCTCGCCCTCGTCGCGAAGGGCACCTCCAACAAGGCCATCGCCGCCGAACTGTTCATCAGCGAGGCGACGGTGAAGACGCACCTGACCCACATCTTCGCCAAACTGGACGTGAAGGACCGCGCCGCCGCCGTGGCCACCGGTTACGAACGCGGCATCCTCGGCCGCGCCACCCCCGGCTAG
- a CDS encoding ABC transporter ATP-binding protein — protein sequence MTTTSPDPFDQDDLPTPPRATGTLLRSLLAPYRARVVLSAVLLLLQQAAVQAGPLLVAYAIDRGVPALRAGDHGPLIAVAVGYLGCAAAAGLFQYSFIRVSAHVNQDVLLELRERIFRHAQALSLDFHERYTSGRLISRATADVESLRELLAEGLQELIGVVLAFVYISAMLLWLDLGIGAVAVASFVPLYLLVRLYQRRAAVAFAARSTAIASVIVKFAETMNGIRPVRAFRREAVNDAEFHTLNHRHERANGDAILEMARYVVGSRLVANTAVAGMVLWGAYRVAGGTLALGVLAAAVLYMRRLYDPIDRLGMFLNSYQSAAASLQKIAGLLAQAPTVPEPVAPRELPVRTDGRPGREVVFEDVRFAYRTGGEVLPRFALTIPAGQTVAVVGSTGAGKSTLAKLLARFYDPTEGRVLLDGVDVRELATPELRRGVVMVTQEAFLFSGTVAENIAIGRPDATREEIEHAAKAIGAHDFIAGLPDGYDTDVRKRGGRISAGQRQLVAFARALLADPAVLILDEATSSLDVPGERAVQRAMDTVLAGRTAVVIAHRLSTVEIADRVLVMESGRIVEDGPPAELTAGAGRFAGLHRAWRESLV from the coding sequence ATGACCACGACCTCTCCCGACCCGTTCGACCAGGACGACCTGCCCACCCCGCCCCGCGCGACCGGCACGCTGCTGCGGTCCCTGCTCGCCCCGTACCGCGCCCGCGTGGTGCTCTCCGCCGTACTGCTGCTGCTCCAGCAGGCCGCCGTGCAGGCCGGCCCGCTGCTCGTCGCGTACGCCATCGACCGCGGCGTGCCCGCGCTGCGCGCCGGCGATCACGGCCCGCTGATCGCGGTGGCCGTGGGCTACCTCGGCTGCGCGGCCGCGGCGGGCCTGTTCCAGTACTCCTTCATCCGGGTCTCGGCGCACGTCAACCAGGACGTGCTGCTGGAACTTCGGGAGCGCATCTTCCGGCACGCGCAGGCGCTGAGCCTGGACTTCCACGAGCGGTACACCTCGGGCCGGCTGATCTCCCGCGCGACCGCCGACGTCGAGTCGCTGCGCGAACTCCTCGCGGAGGGCCTGCAGGAGCTGATCGGCGTCGTCCTCGCCTTCGTGTACATCTCGGCGATGCTGCTCTGGCTGGATCTGGGCATCGGGGCCGTGGCGGTCGCCTCGTTCGTCCCGCTGTATCTGCTGGTACGGCTCTACCAGCGGCGCGCCGCGGTGGCCTTCGCCGCGCGGTCGACGGCGATCGCCTCGGTGATCGTGAAGTTCGCGGAGACGATGAACGGGATCCGGCCGGTGCGGGCGTTCCGCCGCGAGGCGGTCAACGACGCCGAGTTCCACACGCTCAACCACCGCCACGAGCGGGCCAACGGCGACGCGATCCTGGAGATGGCGCGGTACGTGGTCGGCTCGCGGCTGGTCGCCAACACGGCGGTCGCGGGGATGGTGCTGTGGGGTGCGTACCGGGTGGCGGGCGGGACGCTCGCGCTGGGCGTACTGGCGGCGGCGGTGCTGTACATGCGGCGGCTGTACGACCCGATCGACCGGCTCGGCATGTTCCTGAACTCGTACCAGTCGGCCGCCGCGTCGCTGCAGAAGATCGCCGGGCTGCTCGCGCAGGCGCCGACGGTGCCGGAGCCGGTCGCGCCGCGCGAGCTGCCGGTCCGGACGGACGGGCGGCCGGGCCGCGAGGTGGTCTTCGAGGACGTCCGGTTCGCGTACCGGACCGGCGGCGAGGTGCTGCCGCGGTTCGCTCTGACGATCCCGGCCGGGCAGACCGTCGCGGTGGTCGGCTCGACGGGCGCGGGCAAGTCGACGCTGGCGAAGCTGCTGGCCCGGTTCTACGACCCCACGGAGGGGCGGGTGCTGCTCGACGGGGTCGACGTGCGCGAGCTGGCGACGCCGGAACTCCGGCGTGGGGTGGTGATGGTGACGCAGGAGGCGTTCCTGTTCTCCGGCACGGTCGCGGAGAACATCGCGATCGGCCGGCCGGACGCGACCCGCGAGGAGATCGAGCACGCGGCGAAGGCGATCGGCGCGCACGACTTCATCGCGGGGCTCCCGGACGGCTACGACACGGACGTGCGCAAGCGGGGCGGCCGGATCTCGGCGGGCCAGCGCCAGCTGGTCGCCTTCGCCCGGGCGCTGCTGGCGGACCCGGCCGTGCTGATCCTGGACGAGGCGACGAGTTCGCTGGACGTACCGGGCGAGCGGGCGGTGCAGCGGGCGATGGACACGGTCCTGGCGGGCCGTACGGCGGTGGTCATCGCCCACCGCCTGTCGACGGTCGAGATCGCGGACCGCGTCCTGGTGATGGAGTCCGGCCGCATCGTGGAGGACGGCCCGCCCGCCGAACTGACCGCCGGCGCGGGCCGGTTCGCGGGCCTGCACCGGGCCTGGCGGGAGAGCCTGGTCTGA
- the glgX gene encoding glycogen debranching protein GlgX — MSSAAEQEAVREGAALSPAVEQVRERGPGPGPVVWPGAPTPLGARCRVGPDGVAGTNFALWAGGAEAVELCLFTPDGTEKRLPLTELTHEIWHGFVPGVAAGQRYGYRVHGRWDPWTGARWNPAKLLLDPYARAVDGDFALPAEVYGHVRDWPQQHVADTVRDERDSAPFVPKGVVVQDDDDWADDRRPKTPWPDSVIYELHVKGFTQRHPGIPEELRGTYAGLAHPAAIEHLVRLGVTAVELLPVHQFAHEDHLLRRGLRNHWGYNSIGYFAPHAGYSASGTTGQQVGEFKRMVRALHAAGIEVILDVVYNHTAEAGELGPTLSLKGIDNRGYYRLQSDARRYADYTGCGNTLHVVQPQVLRLITDSLRYWVTEMGVDGFRFDLAAALARSMHDVDMLSPFLAVIAQDPVLRRVKLIAEPWDVGNGGYQVGAFPPLWTEWNDRYRDAVRDFWRGALPDVRDLGYRLSGSSDLYAWGGRRPYASVNFVTAHDGFTLRDLVTYERKHNEANGEGNRDGTDDNRAWNCGVEGETDDPAVNALRRRQIRNLLTTLLLSTGVPMLVAGDEMGRTQGGNNNAYCQDNELGWVDWSLPDGDGPRGLLELTTRLLDLRHRHPVLRRRAFFDGRPQGADGLRDLAWFTPEGAEMTEPDWYAPAATIGLYLSGRDIPGRDARGAQVTDDSFLAVLHAAPEPVEFMLPGPPWAESYELVVDTSREDQSRAPGTVHRGGERFTVAERSVVLLRVVG, encoded by the coding sequence GTGTCGAGCGCAGCCGAACAGGAGGCGGTGCGGGAGGGAGCGGCGCTCTCCCCTGCCGTGGAGCAGGTGCGGGAGCGGGGCCCGGGTCCCGGGCCGGTGGTGTGGCCGGGCGCGCCGACGCCGCTGGGGGCCCGCTGCCGGGTCGGGCCGGACGGGGTCGCGGGCACGAACTTCGCGCTGTGGGCGGGCGGGGCGGAGGCGGTGGAGCTGTGCCTGTTCACACCGGACGGGACGGAGAAGCGGCTGCCGCTGACCGAGCTGACCCACGAGATCTGGCACGGCTTCGTGCCGGGGGTGGCGGCGGGGCAGCGGTACGGCTACCGGGTGCACGGCCGCTGGGACCCGTGGACGGGGGCCCGCTGGAATCCGGCCAAGCTGCTGCTGGACCCGTACGCACGGGCGGTGGACGGCGACTTCGCCCTGCCCGCGGAGGTGTACGGGCACGTCCGGGACTGGCCGCAGCAGCATGTGGCGGACACCGTGCGCGACGAGCGGGACTCGGCGCCGTTCGTGCCCAAGGGCGTGGTCGTCCAGGACGACGACGACTGGGCGGACGACCGCCGGCCGAAGACACCGTGGCCCGACTCCGTCATCTACGAGCTGCACGTGAAGGGCTTCACGCAGCGGCACCCGGGGATCCCGGAGGAGCTGCGGGGCACATACGCGGGGCTCGCGCACCCGGCGGCGATCGAGCACCTGGTCCGGCTCGGGGTGACGGCGGTCGAGCTGCTGCCGGTGCACCAGTTCGCGCACGAGGACCATCTGCTGCGACGCGGGCTGCGCAACCACTGGGGCTACAACTCGATCGGCTACTTCGCCCCGCACGCCGGATACAGCGCGTCGGGAACGACGGGTCAGCAGGTCGGCGAGTTCAAGCGGATGGTGCGGGCGCTGCACGCGGCGGGCATCGAGGTCATCCTCGACGTGGTCTACAACCACACCGCGGAGGCGGGCGAGCTGGGGCCGACGCTCTCCCTGAAGGGCATCGACAACCGGGGCTACTACCGGCTCCAGTCGGACGCCCGCCGGTACGCCGACTACACCGGCTGCGGCAACACCCTGCACGTGGTGCAGCCGCAGGTGCTGCGGCTGATCACCGACTCGCTGCGGTACTGGGTCACCGAGATGGGCGTGGACGGCTTCCGCTTCGACCTGGCGGCGGCGCTGGCCCGCTCCATGCACGACGTCGACATGCTGTCGCCGTTCCTCGCGGTGATCGCGCAGGACCCCGTGCTGCGCCGGGTCAAGCTGATCGCCGAGCCGTGGGACGTCGGCAACGGCGGCTACCAGGTGGGTGCGTTCCCGCCGCTGTGGACCGAGTGGAACGACCGCTACCGGGACGCGGTGCGGGACTTCTGGCGCGGCGCGCTGCCCGACGTACGGGACCTGGGCTACCGGCTGTCCGGCTCCAGCGACCTGTACGCGTGGGGCGGCCGGCGGCCGTACGCCTCGGTCAACTTCGTCACCGCGCACGACGGGTTCACGCTGCGGGACCTGGTGACCTACGAGCGCAAGCACAACGAGGCGAACGGGGAGGGCAACCGGGACGGCACGGACGACAACCGGGCGTGGAACTGCGGGGTGGAGGGCGAGACCGACGATCCGGCGGTCAACGCGCTGCGCCGCCGCCAGATCCGCAACCTGCTCACCACGCTGCTGCTGTCGACCGGCGTGCCGATGCTGGTCGCGGGCGACGAGATGGGTCGCACGCAGGGCGGCAACAACAACGCGTACTGCCAGGACAACGAGCTGGGCTGGGTGGACTGGTCGCTGCCGGACGGCGACGGCCCGCGCGGCCTGCTCGAACTGACCACCCGGCTGCTCGACCTGCGTCACCGTCACCCGGTGCTGCGCCGCCGGGCGTTCTTCGACGGCCGCCCGCAGGGCGCGGACGGGCTGCGGGACCTGGCCTGGTTCACGCCGGAGGGCGCGGAGATGACCGAGCCGGACTGGTACGCGCCGGCGGCGACGATCGGCCTGTACCTGTCGGGCCGCGACATACCGGGCCGGGACGCACGCGGCGCCCAGGTCACCGACGACAGCTTCCTGGCCGTGCTGCACGCCGCGCCCGAGCCGGTGGAGTTCATGCTGCCCGGGCCGCCGTGGGCGGAGTCGTACGAGCTGGTCGTGGACACCTCGCGCGAGGACCAGTCGCGCGCCCCGGGGACGGTGCACCGGGGCGGCGAGCGGTTCACGGTGGCGGAACGGTCGGTGGTGCTGCTGCGGGTGGTGGGCTAG
- a CDS encoding ABC transporter ATP-binding protein: MAMIEVRELHKSYGARKVVDGVSFEVAEGEIFGILGPNGAGKTTTVECVEGLRTPDSGTVRVAGYDPVADRDRVTLLLGAQLQESELQAKLTVREALELYAACYPSPADRRELAERLGLTARLDARFGKLSGGQKQRLFIALALIGNPKVVVLDELTTGLDPRARRDTWQLVEEVRDSGVTVLLVTHFMEEAQRLCDRIAVVDRGRITALDTPGGLIERASANTVVSFQPSAPLDVRALGVLPGVMSVDEARDGRITVHGDDTAGAVLSHLAQQGVTAHHLRVSDATLDDAFLDLTGTDK; the protein is encoded by the coding sequence ATGGCAATGATCGAGGTACGGGAACTGCACAAGTCGTACGGCGCCCGGAAGGTCGTCGACGGGGTGTCGTTCGAGGTCGCCGAGGGGGAGATCTTCGGGATCCTCGGGCCCAACGGGGCCGGGAAGACCACCACCGTCGAGTGCGTGGAGGGGCTGCGGACGCCCGACTCCGGAACGGTACGGGTGGCGGGGTACGACCCGGTCGCCGACCGCGATCGGGTCACCCTGCTGCTCGGCGCGCAGCTCCAGGAGAGCGAGCTGCAGGCCAAGCTGACGGTCCGCGAGGCGCTGGAGCTGTACGCGGCCTGCTACCCGAGCCCGGCCGACCGGCGGGAACTCGCCGAACGGCTCGGCCTGACGGCGCGGCTCGACGCCCGGTTCGGGAAGCTGTCCGGCGGCCAGAAGCAGCGGCTGTTCATCGCCCTCGCCCTGATCGGCAACCCGAAGGTCGTCGTCCTGGACGAGCTGACCACCGGCCTCGACCCGCGGGCCCGCCGCGACACCTGGCAGCTCGTCGAGGAGGTCCGCGACAGCGGCGTCACCGTCCTGCTGGTCACCCACTTCATGGAGGAGGCCCAGCGCCTCTGCGACCGGATCGCCGTCGTCGACCGCGGCCGGATCACCGCCCTCGACACCCCCGGCGGGCTGATCGAACGGGCCTCCGCCAACACGGTGGTCTCCTTCCAGCCCTCCGCCCCGCTCGACGTCCGCGCCCTGGGCGTCCTGCCCGGAGTCATGTCCGTCGACGAGGCGCGGGACGGCCGGATCACCGTCCACGGCGACGACACCGCCGGCGCCGTGCTCTCCCACCTCGCGCAGCAGGGCGTCACCGCCCACCACCTCCGCGTCTCCGACGCCACCCTCGACGACGCCTTCCTCGACCTGACGGGAACCGACAAGTGA
- a CDS encoding sensor histidine kinase produces MTTTTTTAEQRWAQFFRYGPYALLAVSAVVGAAAADEVMSPGTPYAAGALALAALVLQVWWQLTAAPGLATPSPRGELYYGLRTVLAFALTWLNPLFAIYASIGYFDVANVVRARLVRPALIAVAVTMAGSQSGGLPPGSAVQWLLFGGLFVVNAGLSTVFSQISNKEAEHAREKAATITALERALEENSALHAQLVVQAREAGVADERRRLAAEIHDTIAQGLAGIIAQLQAVSAAGDPASARVHLDRAQALARHSLGEARRSVQNLAPAALEHDTLPEALAKTVAAWAERTGVHARFTVTGTEEPLHDELAATLLRIAEEALANTDRHAAAGRAGVTLSYMGDEVTLDVRDDGKGFDPSDVQERTVEGGFGLDGMRARAARVAGEVTVESEAGAGTAVSARVPLVRHD; encoded by the coding sequence ATGACGACGACCACCACCACGGCCGAGCAGCGCTGGGCCCAGTTCTTCCGCTACGGCCCGTACGCCCTGCTCGCCGTCTCGGCGGTCGTCGGCGCGGCCGCCGCCGACGAGGTCATGAGCCCCGGCACGCCGTACGCGGCCGGGGCGCTCGCCCTCGCGGCGCTGGTCCTCCAGGTGTGGTGGCAGCTGACCGCCGCGCCGGGCCTCGCCACCCCCTCCCCGCGCGGCGAGCTGTACTACGGACTGCGCACCGTCCTTGCCTTCGCGCTCACCTGGCTCAACCCGCTCTTCGCGATCTACGCCTCGATCGGCTACTTCGACGTGGCCAACGTGGTCCGGGCCCGGCTGGTCCGGCCCGCCCTGATCGCCGTGGCCGTCACCATGGCGGGCTCCCAGTCCGGCGGGCTGCCACCCGGCTCTGCGGTCCAATGGCTGCTCTTCGGCGGCCTGTTCGTGGTCAACGCCGGACTCTCCACCGTGTTCAGCCAGATCAGCAACAAAGAGGCCGAGCACGCCCGGGAGAAGGCCGCCACCATCACCGCCCTGGAGCGCGCCCTGGAGGAGAACTCCGCGCTGCACGCCCAGCTCGTGGTCCAGGCCCGCGAGGCCGGAGTCGCCGACGAACGCCGCCGCCTGGCCGCCGAGATCCACGACACCATCGCCCAGGGCCTGGCCGGCATCATCGCCCAGCTCCAGGCCGTCTCCGCCGCCGGCGACCCGGCCTCCGCCCGCGTCCACCTCGACCGCGCACAGGCCCTGGCCCGGCACTCCCTCGGCGAGGCCCGCCGCTCGGTGCAGAACCTCGCCCCGGCCGCCCTGGAGCACGACACCCTCCCGGAGGCCCTGGCGAAGACCGTCGCCGCCTGGGCCGAACGCACCGGCGTCCACGCCCGGTTCACCGTCACCGGCACCGAGGAGCCGCTGCACGACGAACTCGCCGCCACCCTGCTGCGGATCGCAGAGGAGGCCCTCGCCAACACGGACCGGCACGCGGCGGCCGGCCGGGCCGGCGTCACCCTCTCCTACATGGGCGACGAGGTCACCCTCGACGTCCGCGACGACGGCAAGGGCTTCGATCCCTCGGACGTCCAGGAGCGCACCGTCGAGGGCGGGTTCGGCCTCGACGGGATGCGGGCCCGCGCAGCCCGGGTGGCCGGCGAGGTCACGGTGGAGAGCGAGGCCGGGGCCGGGACCGCCGTCAGCGCCCGCGTACCTTTGGTCCGCCATGACTGA
- a CDS encoding ABC transporter permease yields MSTGTAVLKAEARLFTREPGALFWILAFPTLLLVVIGCIPAFREPSADLGGLRTVDLYVPIAILLAMITSAIQSMPPVLTGYRERGILRRMATTPMKPGALINAQIALHGAAVVGSTLIALAVGRLAFGVALPRQLAGYLVALVLAALSALAIGAAVSAVSRTTKITQAVGSAVFFPAMFTSGVWLPVGAMPELLQDIVGLTPLGASAQALDQAAAGQWPSWTHLAVTAVWTVALVAVARRRFTWE; encoded by the coding sequence GTGAGCACCGGCACCGCCGTACTGAAGGCCGAGGCCCGCCTCTTCACCCGCGAGCCCGGCGCCCTGTTCTGGATCCTCGCCTTCCCGACCCTGCTCCTCGTCGTGATCGGCTGCATCCCCGCGTTCCGCGAGCCCTCCGCCGACCTCGGCGGCCTGCGGACGGTCGACCTGTACGTGCCGATCGCGATCCTGCTCGCGATGATCACCTCGGCGATCCAGTCGATGCCACCGGTCCTCACCGGCTACCGCGAGCGCGGCATCCTGCGCCGCATGGCGACCACCCCGATGAAGCCCGGGGCGCTGATCAACGCCCAGATCGCGCTGCACGGCGCGGCGGTCGTCGGCTCCACGCTGATCGCCCTGGCCGTCGGCCGTCTCGCCTTCGGCGTCGCGCTGCCCCGCCAGCTCGCCGGCTACCTGGTCGCCCTGGTGCTCGCCGCACTGTCCGCCCTCGCGATCGGCGCGGCGGTCTCCGCGGTCAGCCGCACCACCAAGATCACTCAGGCGGTCGGTTCGGCGGTATTCTTCCCGGCGATGTTCACCTCCGGCGTCTGGCTGCCGGTCGGTGCCATGCCCGAGCTGCTGCAGGACATCGTCGGCCTCACCCCGCTGGGCGCGTCCGCCCAGGCCCTCGACCAGGCCGCGGCCGGCCAGTGGCCGAGCTGGACGCACCTCGCGGTGACCGCGGTCTGGACCGTGGCCTTGGTCGCCGTCGCCCGGCGCCGGTTCACCTGGGAATGA